Part of the Burkholderia humptydooensis genome, GCCGGCACGATAATGCGGTATAAACGTGCTTGGCAAACGCCGTAGTCCGAACCAACCGAGTGGCCTCCCCGCGTGGCGAACCGTTCGGTTGCAGGTATGATACGGGCGGCCGGAGCGGCATCGCGCGAAAAGCGCGTGCGGGTTTTCCCGGCCTTCTGCGAAGCGTAAAACAATTCACCGGTTCATTTCCAGATGGGGAAGCGATTCGTCATTATCGCGATGTTCGCCGCCGGCGCATGGTTCGCCAGCGCGCCGGCTCGCGCCGACTGTTACGACGAAGCCGCAAAGTACCAGAAGGTGAACCCGCTGATCCTGCGCGCGATCGCGTGGCAGGAATCGCATAATCGTCCGGAGGCGCTCAACAAGAACGCGAACGGATCGACCGACTACGGCCTCATGCAGATCAACTCGATCCATCTGCCGACGCTGTCCCGCTACGGGATCACGAAGAACACGCTGATGGAGCCGTGCAAGAGCGTCTATATTGCCGCCTGGCATCTGCGCAGCAAGATGGACAAGTACGGCAACACGTGGCAGGCGGTCGGCGCGTACCATTCGGAAACGCCTTCGCTGCGCGACAAGTACGCGCGGCAGATCGCCGACATTCTCGTTCGATGGAAGCTGATGCCCGCGCCCGCCGCGCAGGATACGCAAAGCGCGCAGCGCTAGCGCGCCGGGCCGCGCGCGGCCGTCTGTCCATATTTGATGCACAATGCGGCTTTCCCGCCGGCGCCCCCGTCCCCGGGGCGCGGCGGCTCGCTTCCCGCTTTTTTCGTTGGTGCGCACCGCAATGAACCAGCCGTTGCCCGTCACCGTGCTGTCCGGCTTCCTCGGCGCCGGCAAGACCACGCTGCTCAATCACATCCTCGCGAATCGCGACGGCCTGAAGGTCGCCGTGATCGTCAACGATCTCGGCGCCGTCAGCGTCGACGCGACGCTCGTGCGCGACGCGGCCGAGTTGTCGCACGTCGAGGAGCATCTCGTCGAGATGTCGAACGGATGCATCTGCTGCACGCTGCGCGACGATCTGCTCGTCGAGATCCGCCGCCTCGCGGCCGAAAACCGCTTCGACGCGATCCTGATCGAATCGACGGGCATCGCCGAGCCGATGCCGATCGCCGAGACCTTCACGTTCGTCGACGACGACGGCTCGTCGCTCGAGGACGTCGCACGCCTCGATACGATGGTCACCGTCGTCGACGCGTTCAACTTCCTGCGCGACTACGCGCGCGATGACGCGCTCGCGGAGCACGGCCTCGCCGCCACAGCCGAGGACGACCGCACGCTCGTCGAACTGCTGATCGAGCAGATCGAATTCTGCGACGTGCTCGTCATCAACAAGGCGGATCTCGTCGACGCCGACGCACTCGCGCGCCTACAGCGGATCCTCGCGAACCTGAATCCGCGCGCGCGGCAGATCGTGAGCCGCTTCGGCGACGTGCCGCTCGCCGAAGTGGTCAACACCGGCCGCTTCGATTTCGACGCGGCCGCGAACGCGCCGGGCTGGCTCGCGTCGCTCGAGCATCGGCACGGCGACGATGAGGACGAATGCGATCAAGGCGATGGCCACGTGCACAGCGAGGCCGACGAATACGGCATCGGCCACTTCGTCTATCGCGCGCGCCGGCCGTTCCATCCGGAGCGGCTCTGGGCGCTCCTGCACGAAGAATGGAAAGGCGTGCTGCGCAGCAAGGGATTCTTCTGGCTCGCGACGCGCAACGACATCGCGGGCTCGCTGTCGCAGGCGGGCGGCGTGTGCCGGCACGGTCCGGCCGGGCACTGGTGGGCGGCGCAGGATCGCGCCGAATGGCCGGAGGAGGGCGACGCGCTGTACGACGAGATCGTCGCGGACTGGCACGGCGACCTCGCCGACACCTCGATCGGCGATCGCCGGCAGGAGTTCGTGCTGATCGGCGTCGGGCTCGACGCGGCGGCGTGGCGCGCGAAGTTCGACGCGTGCCTGCTCACCGACGCGGAGTACGCGCAAGGCAAGGACGCGTGGACGAGCTACGCGGATCCGTTCCCGGCGTGGGACGTCGACGATCATGACCACGACCACGACCATGACCACCACGATCATGATCACGACCGCGGCGACGACGCCGAAATCGTCCACCGCCACTGATCGTCAAAGATTGAAAAAGGCGATGCAGCGTGGCAAAAAAGCCGCGCCGAAAAGAAAAAACCCGCTGCTTCCAGCGGGTTTTTTGTTCGCGAACAGCTCGTTTCAGCGCTTGTTCACTGCGTCCTTGAACGCCTTGCCAGCCGTGAACTTGACCGTCTTGGCTGCCGGGATCTTGATGGTCTCGCCCGTCTTGGGGTTACGGCCGGTGCGCGCTGCGCGCTTGCCCGAACCGAAGCTGCCAAAGCCGATCAGTTGAACTGAGTCGCCTTTCGACACAGCCTTCTTGATCACTTCGAGGAGCGTGTCCAGCGTTTCGCCGGTTTGAGCCTTGCTGGCGCCCGTTTGGGCGGCGACGGCGTCGATCAGTTCCTGTTTGTTCATTAAGGTTCCTTTCCAGGTTAGGTTGACACGAACAGCGCGAACGCGCCGATTATACGTGCGCGAACCGCGCCGTCTATAGTGTGTGGCAACGGCACGGCGCAAAGTATTGCACCGCGCAACGCACCGTCGGGTTTGCCTCCTGGCAGCTCCGCGATACGGCGCTTGCTATGATAGCGCAGCGCAAACCCAATAACGACAAGGGTTTCAAAGATTTTCGAGCGAATTTTGTCGAGTTAGACGCGTTCCGCGCGGCTTTCGCGCCGCGCGAGCCGGCTTTGCCGCGGCTCGGCCGAAGCCCGCACGCGGTTTCGTTGGATTTTGCCAACGCCAGGCGGGACGGGGCTTTCGCGGCGGTTCGCCGCATTTTCGCCGCCTTCTTTTTTGTTTCGCATGACCGATCGAATCGTTCCGGCGACGCTCGTCTTCCGCGAAGACGGCACCGTCGTCTCGCCCCTCTACGGCGACATCTACCACAGCGCGGCCGGCGCGCTCGCCCAGGCCGATCACGTGTTCATCCGCGGCAACGGCCTGCCCGAACGCTGGCGGAACAAGCGAACTTTCACGATCGTCGAGACGGGTTTCGGCACCGGCTGCAACTTTCTTGCGACGTGGGCCGCATGGCGCGCTGATCCGTCGCACGGCGAGCGGCTTCACTTCGTGTCGGTCGAAAAGCATCCGTTCGCGCGCGGCGATCTGCGTCGCGCGGCCGCGCATATCGTTGCATATACAACCATCGAGCCGCTCGTCGACGCGCTCGCGAACGGATGGCCCTCGCTGACACCGGGCGTGCATCGCCTCGAATTCGACGATGGGCGCGTCACGCTCACGCTCGTGTTCGGCGACGCGCTCGACGTGCTGCGCAATCTCGCGCTGCGCGCGGACGCGTTCTATCTCGACGGCTTCGCGCCGTCGAAGAACGCGGATTTGTGGTCGCCCGCGATCTTCAAGTCGCTCGCGAAGCTCGCCGACGACCACGCGACGTTCGCGACCTACACGAGCTCGGGCGCCGTCAAGCGCGCGCTCGACGAAGCGGGTTTCGCGCATCGGAAAGTCGAGGGCTTCGCCAGCAAGCGCGCGATGCTCGTCGGCGAGTTCGCGCCGCGCTGGCGCGTGCGGCGCCATGAGCCACCGCGCGCGCTCGACGTCGGCACGCGCGATGCCATCGTGATCGGCGCGGGGCTCGCCGGATGCGCGCTCGTCGAACGGCTCGCCGCGCGCGGCTGGCACGTGACGCTGATCGAGCGCCGCGAACGGATCGCGAGCGAGGCGTCAGGCAACCCCGCCGGCGTGTTCCACCCGATGATCGCGCGCGACGACAACCTCGCGGCCCGTCTGTCGCGCGCCGGCTTCCTGCACGCGCTGAATCGCTGGCGCGCGCTCGAGCGCGCCGGCCACGCGTTCGCGCGCAGCGCGCATGGCCTCGTGCAGCTCGCGACATCGGACGACGAATTCGCACGGATGCGCGAGAGCATCGACGCGCTCGGCGTGCCGGCCGAGCTCGCATCGACGCTGTCGCGCGATGACGCGCAAGCGCTGTTGCGAACCGACGTCGCGCACGGCGGCTGGCTGTTTCCGCAAGGCGGCTCGATCAGCCCCGCCGCGCTCGCGGCCGCGCAGTGCGCGGCGGCGGGCGACAGGCTTTCGCGTATCGTCGGCGTCGAAGTCGCGCGGCTCGAGCGCGGCGGCGACGGCCGCTGGCGCGCGCTCGACGCATCGGGCGCGACGATTGCGCAGGCGAGCGTCGTCATCGTCGCGAATGCAGCCGATGCCGCGCGCGTCGCCGGCCTGCGGCACGCGCCGACGCAGCGCGTGCGCGGCCAGTTGACGCTGCTGCCGCCGGGCAGCGCGCCCGCCGTGCCGCTGCCCGTGATCGGCGACGGCTACGTCTTGCCGCTCGCGAACGGCGTCACGCTGACGGGCGCGACCTACGAGCCGGACGACACGGATGCGGCGCTGCGCGAAGCCGGCCATCGCGAAAACCTCGAGCGGCTCGAACGGCTGCTGCCGGCATTTTCCGCGAACGCGCCCGATACGCTCGCGCTCACGGGCCGCGTCGGCTTTCGCTGCGTCGCGAGCGACCGATTGCCGCTCGTCGGCGAGCTCGGCGACGAAGCGGCGGCCGCTCGCGATTCGGCCGCGCTGGCGGGCGCGAAACTGCGCGACGTGCCGCGCGCGACAGGCCTCTACGGCGCATTCGGCTACGGCTCGCGCGGGCTCGTCTGGGCGACGCTCGGCGCCGAGCTGATCGCCGCGCAGATCGAAGGGGAGCCGTGGCCGCTCGAACGCGAACTCGCCGAAGCGATCGACCCGGCCCGCTTCCTCGTTCGCGCATTGCGGCACGGCCGCGTCGCCTGAGCCGCTCGCGGCGACGACCATCACAGACGCGCCAGCCGGTTATCCACGCAGCCCTGTGGATAACCGCGCGAATTTCCCGCTCAACCGCTGTGCAACCGATGTGGACGTAAACGGGGTAACTTCGCACAGCCGCACAGACCCGAAAAAGTTGCTCATCGAAACTCTGTGCGGGCAAACAGGCTGTGCATCCGGTTATGCGGTCCGCAAGTACATGATCCGCCGACGTAAACGCGGGTTATCCACAGAAAATCGGCCGCCTTGTTAACTCTTACTACATATGTATACAGGTTTACCTCAAGATAAAGAGGTTAGCCTCCTGCAATCGGCCACCGTCTGCCCGATTTCCATCCGGACCGGGAGACCTGTGGCACAATCGGTTTCCTTCACGCATGTCGTGGCGCTGCGCCACGATGGCATCAACGGAACGGCCGGCTCGAATTCGAATCTGAGAATTTGAGATCGCGCTGTCCATTCGCACACGTCAGGCCGACCCGGATCGGCCGCAAGCCCGACTGACCGCACCCTTTTCAGCGACGCGGGCTTACCCCATGTCCTAACGGTCGTACAGAACAACGAACGACAGGGCAACCCCTCATCCAGCGCGCATCATTCGCTCGACTCGCTCGATCCGCGTCGCCGGAGGTTGCCTTCCAAAGGAGAAGTCACCACGATGAAGTCAGCGTTCTCGTTTCTACCCAACTGGCCGCTCGTCCCGGATGCGATTTTCTGGGCCGGCTTCGCGCTCTTCGCCGCCGGCCTCTGCGGCGAGCTCTGCTATCGCACATGGCGCCTGCCGCGCATCACGGGCTATGCGGTGATCGGCCTCATTGCCGGCTCGTTCGGCTTCGGCGTGATCGACGCGAGCACCGACGACACGTCGCGGCTCCTCGTCAACGTCGCGCTCGGCCTGCTGCTGTTCGAGCTCGGCAGCCGGCTCGACCTGCGCTGGATCCGCCGCAACCCGTGGCTCATCGCGTCGAGTCTCGCGGAGGCGACGCTCACGTTCGTGCTCGTGCTCGCGGTGCTGCTGCTGCTCAAGGTGCCGGGGATGATCGCGCTCGTGCTCGCGGCGATCGCGATCTCGACGTCGCCCGCGATGGTGATCCAGTTGAAGACGGAATTGCGCGCGGAAGGGCAGGTGTCGCAGCGGCTCATCACGCTGTCCGCGCTGAACAGCGTCTACGCGGTCGTGCTGACGAAGCTCGTCACGAGCTGGCTGCATCAGGAAGCGTACGGCAACGTGTTCGCGACGATCCTGCAACCGATCTATCTGCTCGCCGGCTCGTTCATCGTCGCGTATCTGTTCGCTCGCGCATGCAATTATCTGTTCAGGCACGTCGCCGCGACGATGCGCGACGAGCATTCGTTCGTCGCGCTGTTCGGCCTCGTCGTGCTGGCGATTGCGGTCGCGCAGGTGCTCAAGCTGTCGACGATGCTCACGCTGCTGCTCGCCGGCATCATCGTGAAGAATCTCGAAGCGCGTCCGCAGTTGTGGCCCGAGCATTTCGGCACGGCCGGCTGGCTTCTCACCGTGATCCTGTTCGTGCTGACGCTCACGTCGTTCGAATGGCAGGACGTCGTCGCGGGCGGACTCGTCGCGGGCGCGCTGATTGCGACGCGCTTTGTCGCGAAGCTCGTCGGCGTGCTCGCGTTCGCGAAGCCGAGCGGCCTCGGCGTGAAGCAGGGCGTCGCGCTCGGCTTCTCGCTCGTGCCGATGTCGGCGCTCGCGTACCTGCTCGTCGACGACACCTACCAGCTCTACCCGAATTTCGATCCGCGCCTGCGCGCGGTCATCATGTGCTCGATCGTCGTGCTGCAATTGATCGGGCCGCCTGTCGTCTATCGCAGCCTGTCGGCCGTCGGCGAGCGGCGCGACGCGAGCTGATCCGCGCGCCCGACGCTTACCGCCCCGTTATCCGGAACCACGCCATGGCACTCGAAACCTTCGTCAATTCCGAACCGTTCACGTTCGGCATCGAGCTCGAAATCCAGATCGTCAATACGCACAACTACGATCTGACTAAAGCGTCGTCCGATCTGATGCGGCTCATCAAGGATGCGAAATTTCCCGGCAACATCACGCCGGAGATCACCGAAAGCATGATCGAGCTGTCGACGGGCATATGCAGAACGCACGATCAGGCATTGGGGGAACTGCACGCCATCCGCGACACGCTCGTCAACGCGGCCGACCAGCTCAACGTCGGCCTCTGCGGCGGCGGCACGCACGCGTTCCAGCAATGGAGCGAGCGGCAGATCTTCGACGCGCCGCGCTTCCAGTACATCTCCGAGCTGTACGGCTACCTCGCGAAGCAGTTCACGGTGTTCGGCCAGCACGTGCACATCGGCTGTCCGGACGCCGACAGCGCGTTGTTCCTGCTGCACTCGCTGTCGCGCTTCATTCCGCATTTCATTGCGCTTTCGGCGTCCTCGCCGTACGTGCAGAACGTCGACACCGGATTTCATTCGGCACGCCTCAATTCCGTGTTCGCGTTTCCGCTGTCGGGCCGCGCGCCGTTCGTGCTCACCTGGCACGGCTTCGAGGAATACTTCACGAAGATGGTGAACACGGGCGTCGTCAACAGCATGAAGGACTTCTACTGGGACATCCGCCCGAAGCCCGGCTACGGAACGATCGAGGTGCGCGTGATGGACACGCCGCTGTCGGTCGACCGCGCGGCCGCGATCGCGTGCTACATCCAGACGCTCGCGCGCTATCTGCTGATCGACCGGCCGCTCAAGCTGTCGGAGGACGACTATCTCGTCTACACGTTCAACCGTTTCGAAGCGTGCCGCTTCGGGCTCGAGGGCACTTGCGTGAATCCGCAGACGGGAGAACGCCGGACGATCGCCGAGGACATCCTCGACACGCTCGATCGCATTGCACCGCATGCGGCTGCGCTCGGCTCGCGCGCGGCGCTCGACGAGATCGGCGCGCTCGCGAAGGCGCGCGTGAACGACGCGTCGTGGCTGCGGACGATCTTCAAGCAGGAAAAATCACTGAACGAAACGGTTCGCCAGCAGTGCCTGCGGTGGCGCGAGTGAAAAATAGTTTTGCAAATCCTCGCACTCGACGAGCACCGGTTCAGGTTTACCTCGACGTATACGTATGTAAACGTAGTAGTAGTTAACAAGCCTCCGCCGATTCTGTGGATAACTTGATATTTCGCCACAAAGTCAAAGACCTGTGACATTGACAACGATGCGGATCGCGCCGGAATTCCGGCGGACGCGCCGGGACGGAATTTTTTTCGGCTCGCCTGTGCGGCAGGTTGTCAAGAAACGGCGCACAGTCCGTTCCTGTGGTTATTCGGTGGTTATCCACAGGTTTGGCGGGATAACTTAGCTGTGCGATTTTCCGCTCTCGCTTAGAATGTCGGCTTCGCGGTGGTCGGCGCCGACGGGGGTGCTGAAACCGCGTGCAGGTTCGCGGCGTGTGCCTCGCGGCGAACATGTCGGACGCGCTCGCCCGGGTGCGCCCTTTTGAGACAGAGATCGAGACCTGATCTCCCCACAAACGGCCGCCTTCGAAAGACGGCCGGCAACAGCGAAAAGACTATGAGCGAAGGTGTTTACGGGAACCAGGCTGCGGGGCGAGTGACCCACAGCCTGTTGCGGTTGAGCACGGCTATGCGGAGCCAGGCATGGGATTGGGCGGAAGGCGCGGGGTTGACGCCGACGCAGGGTGAAATCCTCGTGCTGCTGCTCCAGCGCAAAGGGCCGATGCGTCTGGGCGAGATTGCGCGCGAAACGCAGTTGACCGCCGCGACGACGAGCGACGCGGTGAGCACGCTCGAGCACAAGGGGCTTGTCGAGAAGCGTCGCGCACTCGACGACGGCCGCGCGCTCGCGGTGCGTCTGAGCGCGCGCGGCCGCACAGCGGCGAAGAAGGCGCTGCAGTGGCCGGACTTCCTGTCGAAGGCGGTCGGCACGCTCGGCGGCGACGAGCAGGGCGTGCTGTATCGCGCGCTGCTGAAGACGCTGCGCGAGCTGCAGGTCAACGGCGACATTCCGCCGCACCGCATGTGCGTGACGTGCAAGCATTTCCAGCCGGGCAAGGCGGCGCGCAAGCCGACGTACCGCTGCTCGCTGCTCGATCTGGCGATGGCGGACAGCGATCTGCGTCTCGATTGCGCGGTGCACGAGGAAGCGGATACCCTGACGCAGAAGAAGACCTGGAAACTCTTCGCGCAGGCGTGATGCGCGTCGAGCGGATGCTCGGCCGTGCCCGGAGGCGCTGATGAACGCTGAAGCCGTCGCGATTCGCCACGTGCATTTCGAGGACCTCGGGAGTTTCGAGCAGGTGCTCGGCGAGCGCGGCCGGCGCGTGCGGTACGTCGATGTCGGCGCCTCCCGCGTCGAGGTGCTCGACGCGCTCGAACCGTCGCTGCTCGTCGTGCTCGGCGGACCGGTCAGCGCCTACGACGACGATCTATATCCGACGACGGCGCCGCTGGCGGCGCTCGTCGGCAAGCGGATCGAAGCCGGCTTGCCGACGCTTGGCGTCTGCCTCGGCGCGCAGTTGATCGCGCGGGCGCTCGGCGCGCGCGTGTATCCGGCCGCGGCGAAGGAGCTCGGCTGGACCCCGCTCACGCTGACGGATGCCGGGCGCGCGTCGCCGCTGCGCCACGTCGACGGTGCGATCACGTCGATGCTGCATTGGCACGGCGACACGTTCGATCTGCCTGCGGGCGCGATTCATCTTGCGTCGACGCCGGCGTGCCGCAACCAGGCTTTCTCGTGGGGCACGCACGTGCTCGCGCTCCAATGCCATCCGGAGATCCGCGCGGACCGCTTCGAGCCCTGGCTGATCGGCCATGCGGGCGAGATCGCGGCGACGCCCGGCACCGACGCGAAACGATTGCGCGAACAGACCGCGCAACTCGGTCCGACGCTCGAATGCGCGGCGCGCGGGATGTTCGGCGAGTGGCTCGATTCCGTCGGGCTGTAGGGCGATAGCGCAACAGGGCGGCCGCGCTCGTCCGAAACGAAAACGGCATCGGGTTCGCTGTCGATCGCCGGCGCTGGCCGTTTCCGCCGAATTCCATTTCCATGCCCCGCGCCGTCGCGTCCGCGGCAAGCTTTTGCGCTGCATGCTAACCTCGGCCGCTCGACTTCGTTCGTGAGGGCGGCTGCCATGAGTGCGTTGTTTTCTTCGTTCACGCTGCGCGGCGTGACGCTTCCCAATCGCATCGTGATTTCGCCGATGTGCCAGTATTCGGCCGAAAACGGCGAGGCGCGCGCATGGCACATGATTCATCTCGGTCAACTCGCGTTGTCGGGGGCGGGGCTGCTTTGCATCGAAGCGACGGCGGTCGAGCCCGACGGCCGCATTTCGCCCGCGGATCTCGGCTTGTGGAACGACGCGGCGGAAGCCGCGTTCGAACCCGTGCTCGCGGCGATCCGCAAGCATTCGCCGATTCGCGTCGCGATGCAGTTGTCGCACGCGGGCCGCAAGGCGTCGAGCGACGTGCCGTGGAACGGCGGACAACTGATTCCCGTCGACCGGGGCGGCTGGCAGCCGCTTGCGCCTTCCGCCGTTGCGCATCGGGAGCACGAGCCGTCGCCGCTCGCGCTCGACGCGGCGGGGCTCGAGCGCATTCGTCGCGCGTTCGTCGAATCCGCGAAGCGCGCGGCGCGTCTCGGCATCGACGCGCTCGAAGTCCATGCGGCGCACGGCTATCTGCTGCATCAGTTCCTGTCGCCGCTCGCGAACCGTCGCGCCGATTCGTACGGCGGCTCGCTCGAAAACCGGATGCGCTTTCCGCTCGAAGTGTTCGACGCGGTGCGCGCGGCGTTTCCGGACGATCGTCCGGTTGGCGTGCGCGTGTCCGCGACCGATTGGGTGGCGGGCGGCTGGGAGCTCGACGATACGATCGCGTTTGCGCGCGAACTGAAGCGGCGCGGTTGCGACTGGGTCGACGTATCGTCGGGCGGCGTGTCGCCGCTTCAGAATATTCCGGTGTCGCCCGGCTATCAGGTGCCGTTCGCGCAGGCGGTCAAGCGCGCGGTGGAGCTGCCGACGATCGCCGTTGGCCTCATCTCCGATCCCGAGCACGCAAATCGCGTGATCGAAGCGGGCGACGCGGATTTCGTCGCGATGGCGCGCGCGATGCTCTACGATCCGCGCTGGCCGTGGCATGCGGCCGCGCAACTCGGTGCGACGGTCAGTGCGCCGCCGCAGTACTGGCGTTCGCAGCCGCGCGAGCACAAGGCGTTGTTCGGCGACGTGTCGTTCGGCCAGCGTTGAGCGCCGCGCATGCCGATTCGATTGTCGATGCGGCCGAAAGTTGGCGATTCGGGCGGATTTCGCGCGACTTCGCGCATCGAGCGGCCATTCGATGTTGAACGAAGCAATCCCTACCGTGTAGGATTCGGGTGATTCGCACCCGGCGCCGCGCGCGGCATC contains:
- a CDS encoding lytic transglycosylase domain-containing protein: MGKRFVIIAMFAAGAWFASAPARADCYDEAAKYQKVNPLILRAIAWQESHNRPEALNKNANGSTDYGLMQINSIHLPTLSRYGITKNTLMEPCKSVYIAAWHLRSKMDKYGNTWQAVGAYHSETPSLRDKYARQIADILVRWKLMPAPAAQDTQSAQR
- a CDS encoding GTP-binding protein, with translation MNQPLPVTVLSGFLGAGKTTLLNHILANRDGLKVAVIVNDLGAVSVDATLVRDAAELSHVEEHLVEMSNGCICCTLRDDLLVEIRRLAAENRFDAILIESTGIAEPMPIAETFTFVDDDGSSLEDVARLDTMVTVVDAFNFLRDYARDDALAEHGLAATAEDDRTLVELLIEQIEFCDVLVINKADLVDADALARLQRILANLNPRARQIVSRFGDVPLAEVVNTGRFDFDAAANAPGWLASLEHRHGDDEDECDQGDGHVHSEADEYGIGHFVYRARRPFHPERLWALLHEEWKGVLRSKGFFWLATRNDIAGSLSQAGGVCRHGPAGHWWAAQDRAEWPEEGDALYDEIVADWHGDLADTSIGDRRQEFVLIGVGLDAAAWRAKFDACLLTDAEYAQGKDAWTSYADPFPAWDVDDHDHDHDHDHHDHDHDRGDDAEIVHRH
- a CDS encoding HU family DNA-binding protein — encoded protein: MNKQELIDAVAAQTGASKAQTGETLDTLLEVIKKAVSKGDSVQLIGFGSFGSGKRAARTGRNPKTGETIKIPAAKTVKFTAGKAFKDAVNKR
- the mnmC gene encoding bifunctional tRNA (5-methylaminomethyl-2-thiouridine)(34)-methyltransferase MnmD/FAD-dependent 5-carboxymethylaminomethyl-2-thiouridine(34) oxidoreductase MnmC; its protein translation is MTDRIVPATLVFREDGTVVSPLYGDIYHSAAGALAQADHVFIRGNGLPERWRNKRTFTIVETGFGTGCNFLATWAAWRADPSHGERLHFVSVEKHPFARGDLRRAAAHIVAYTTIEPLVDALANGWPSLTPGVHRLEFDDGRVTLTLVFGDALDVLRNLALRADAFYLDGFAPSKNADLWSPAIFKSLAKLADDHATFATYTSSGAVKRALDEAGFAHRKVEGFASKRAMLVGEFAPRWRVRRHEPPRALDVGTRDAIVIGAGLAGCALVERLAARGWHVTLIERRERIASEASGNPAGVFHPMIARDDNLAARLSRAGFLHALNRWRALERAGHAFARSAHGLVQLATSDDEFARMRESIDALGVPAELASTLSRDDAQALLRTDVAHGGWLFPQGGSISPAALAAAQCAAAGDRLSRIVGVEVARLERGGDGRWRALDASGATIAQASVVIVANAADAARVAGLRHAPTQRVRGQLTLLPPGSAPAVPLPVIGDGYVLPLANGVTLTGATYEPDDTDAALREAGHRENLERLERLLPAFSANAPDTLALTGRVGFRCVASDRLPLVGELGDEAAAARDSAALAGAKLRDVPRATGLYGAFGYGSRGLVWATLGAELIAAQIEGEPWPLERELAEAIDPARFLVRALRHGRVA
- a CDS encoding cation:proton antiporter — its product is MKSAFSFLPNWPLVPDAIFWAGFALFAAGLCGELCYRTWRLPRITGYAVIGLIAGSFGFGVIDASTDDTSRLLVNVALGLLLFELGSRLDLRWIRRNPWLIASSLAEATLTFVLVLAVLLLLKVPGMIALVLAAIAISTSPAMVIQLKTELRAEGQVSQRLITLSALNSVYAVVLTKLVTSWLHQEAYGNVFATILQPIYLLAGSFIVAYLFARACNYLFRHVAATMRDEHSFVALFGLVVLAIAVAQVLKLSTMLTLLLAGIIVKNLEARPQLWPEHFGTAGWLLTVILFVLTLTSFEWQDVVAGGLVAGALIATRFVAKLVGVLAFAKPSGLGVKQGVALGFSLVPMSALAYLLVDDTYQLYPNFDPRLRAVIMCSIVVLQLIGPPVVYRSLSAVGERRDAS
- a CDS encoding YbdK family carboxylate-amine ligase is translated as MALETFVNSEPFTFGIELEIQIVNTHNYDLTKASSDLMRLIKDAKFPGNITPEITESMIELSTGICRTHDQALGELHAIRDTLVNAADQLNVGLCGGGTHAFQQWSERQIFDAPRFQYISELYGYLAKQFTVFGQHVHIGCPDADSALFLLHSLSRFIPHFIALSASSPYVQNVDTGFHSARLNSVFAFPLSGRAPFVLTWHGFEEYFTKMVNTGVVNSMKDFYWDIRPKPGYGTIEVRVMDTPLSVDRAAAIACYIQTLARYLLIDRPLKLSEDDYLVYTFNRFEACRFGLEGTCVNPQTGERRTIAEDILDTLDRIAPHAAALGSRAALDEIGALAKARVNDASWLRTIFKQEKSLNETVRQQCLRWRE
- a CDS encoding MarR family winged helix-turn-helix transcriptional regulator, producing MSEGVYGNQAAGRVTHSLLRLSTAMRSQAWDWAEGAGLTPTQGEILVLLLQRKGPMRLGEIARETQLTAATTSDAVSTLEHKGLVEKRRALDDGRALAVRLSARGRTAAKKALQWPDFLSKAVGTLGGDEQGVLYRALLKTLRELQVNGDIPPHRMCVTCKHFQPGKAARKPTYRCSLLDLAMADSDLRLDCAVHEEADTLTQKKTWKLFAQA
- a CDS encoding glutamine amidotransferase, with product MNAEAVAIRHVHFEDLGSFEQVLGERGRRVRYVDVGASRVEVLDALEPSLLVVLGGPVSAYDDDLYPTTAPLAALVGKRIEAGLPTLGVCLGAQLIARALGARVYPAAAKELGWTPLTLTDAGRASPLRHVDGAITSMLHWHGDTFDLPAGAIHLASTPACRNQAFSWGTHVLALQCHPEIRADRFEPWLIGHAGEIAATPGTDAKRLREQTAQLGPTLECAARGMFGEWLDSVGL
- a CDS encoding NADH:flavin oxidoreductase/NADH oxidase, which translates into the protein MSALFSSFTLRGVTLPNRIVISPMCQYSAENGEARAWHMIHLGQLALSGAGLLCIEATAVEPDGRISPADLGLWNDAAEAAFEPVLAAIRKHSPIRVAMQLSHAGRKASSDVPWNGGQLIPVDRGGWQPLAPSAVAHREHEPSPLALDAAGLERIRRAFVESAKRAARLGIDALEVHAAHGYLLHQFLSPLANRRADSYGGSLENRMRFPLEVFDAVRAAFPDDRPVGVRVSATDWVAGGWELDDTIAFARELKRRGCDWVDVSSGGVSPLQNIPVSPGYQVPFAQAVKRAVELPTIAVGLISDPEHANRVIEAGDADFVAMARAMLYDPRWPWHAAAQLGATVSAPPQYWRSQPREHKALFGDVSFGQR